The Ruminococcaceae bacterium BL-4 region TAAATTCGTTTGCCTGAGGGTTTCTCTTCAAAATAAAGAACATTTTGGCTGGAACGTTCAAAAATCGGCTTTTCGTTTCCACCCTTTTCCATTGCATCCGCCCGGCTCTCATAATAGATCGCCGAAATCCCAGAAAGTGGTGTTTCTTCCGTATGATCACAATAGAGGGCACCCTGCAGACGAACGACCTCATTTCGTTTAAAATCCGGATGTTCCCCCAATTTTTCGAATATCTCCTGCAAAGTTAAAAATTTTGGAATCCTTCCGAGCTTTTCTTTTTCCTGATCCTGCGATTTTCGGTAAATCTTGATTCCAACATAAATGCCAATTAAAATAAACAACACCCCAGAAACAAACAGCATACCGCAATCCTCCCGCTTTTAAAACAATTAGCAAGGAGAATCATATCATGACAGTAAGCAAATTGCAACTTTTCGGTCAGTGATTGTCTATCAGTTTAAATACAAGCACTGTTATATCATCATCATGGCCGTCCACACGGCGGGCAACCGCTTCCGCTACAATGGATTCTGCCAATTCCTGCGGCATACGATCATCCCAGCCGGAAATTTTATCCGCAATCCAGTTAGCTCCTGAGGAAAGCGCTCCATCACTTAAAAGAATAATTAAATCTCCGGCGTCTATTTCTTCATTGATTTTATGGAACTTTGCTTCTTCCAAAATTCCTACCGGCACTCCGGGCGCATCAATGGGGATCACATCTCCGTCGCGGCGCACAAAGCTCATTGGCGCACCTGCTTTATAAAACTCTACTGAACCCGTATAAAGATCAAGGCTCAAAACATCCAGTGTTGCCAGCGATTCATCAACAGATTTTACCACAAGCGCAGAATTGACTATTTTAAGGGCACTGTCAAAGCCAACTCCCGCTTTCATCAAATCTGAAAAGACATCGGCGGCCATTGTTCCATCAACAGCTGCACGGCCTCCGGTCCCCATTCCATCGCTTAAAACGGCAACCTCATGCCCCTGTCCATCTGAAAAATACTGATAGCTGTCCCCACAGAGCTTTTGATTATTACACGAATGACGCGCACATCCTGCCAATACACGATAGCGGACCCGTTCGCTGAAAACCATCCTCCAGTTGGCACCAACACGCATGATGACCGGCGGATTAAAACGCCGACTACAGGTGCGCGAAATTTCCTGCGCAAGCTGTGCTTTATTAACGACTCCCGCTCCGCTGCGCGTTGCCATGGCTTCTACTTTCATTCTGCCAAACCGATCCACCACACAATTTACATCTACCGGGGTCAGGTTGAAATCCCGCAGTACTTCTCGAACCGCTCTTGCGGTCTGATAATCACAGCGTTCATAAATTTCCAGGTCAGAAGCCATCTCTTCTAAAACAGTTCCCACGGTTGAAAATTGTTGAATCAGAAGACCGCGTGCAAGATTTTTTCCCGGCAGAGTCGGCATAGTATGTTCTCGCGCACTTTCAAGCTGGTCTGCTTCATCCAGTTTATCTCCAACCTGCTCTACCGTATCTGATATTTTCTCCATGGTCTGTGCCGTAAAATCCAACCGAGAAACAATTGATCTCCTTAGCCCATCCGTGCGGGGAGCATCATCTTTTCTCGCAAAGAAGCGCAAGAATCTGGCACCGACACGAGAAGGCAATATCATATAAACAACCGTCGCAATCGCGACTTCATAAATTCCAGCAAAAACAGTCGGCGTCGACCCCACCTGCAAAGAAGCAATCACATTTGCCATTATAAAGGCACAAGCTCCTGCAAGTTTTCCCAAAGGTGAAAACAAGCCTGCCATCAAACCTCCAAGCGCATAAGCGCCGGAAAGATAATTTAGTCCTGTTGTAGAAAGGGCAAAAGCTGCTCCTGCTCCTATTCCAGAGACAGCCCCTCCTGCAGCCCCGCCAAACCGTGCCGCATAAAGAATAAACAAAACGGCCAAAATTCTTCCAAGAGAGACTCCCTCCACGGCGACACCGGAAAGCGCCAGCAATATAGCTCCGGCCGAAAACGCACAGCAGCAAAGATCCTGCGGCAAAAGGCCGGCAGTAGAAGGCTTGTCCCAAAGCACCTCCAAAGTGCGGGCAAAGAAATAGCCCCATGCGCCGCTTAAAAGGGACTCTGCCACAAAAAGGGCTGTGCTTCCTCCGGAAGCCCCATTGACAACTGCAACACAAAGCCCTGTACACAGAACCGAAAGCCCTGCAGCCCCCCCTGAAAGCAACGCTTTTTGGCTTGGCTTAACCAAGTCATTCAAAGCCCATCTGAGTGCTCCACCCGCTAAAAGAGCCGCTAGATAATGCACTGGAACTCTCGCGACTCCCGGTAGAAGATACCCCAAAAGGGCACCTGCCGTACCTCCCCAGATCAGGGTTCCTGGCGCTGCTGCCGCCAACGCAACCCCAAACGGGGCATATTCCCCAAATACAGTTGCTTTTGAGCAGAGCAACCCTAAGGCAAAAAAGACAATCTGGCCGCACAAATTCCGGAAAAGTGCGTCTTCCTGAGGCTTGTCCGCTGCTCTGCTTTTCGTCGTTGTCATAGAGAGAAAGCCATCCTTTCTTATTCTGCGTTTTTCGGCATGATTTTCAACTCCAAATTTCCCGAAAAACACAGGGATTGTGATATTTCCATTATAAGGAAATTCGGTTTTACAACTTTGTCAGAAACCGCCGGAAAGATGAACTTTTTTCTGGAATCATCAGCCATTCTGTGATAGAATAAAGTTTAAAGTAATCATTGAGATAAAACACACTCTTCAGTTTAAAAGAAAGAAGGCTAATTTATATGGATTATCAATTTGCTGACCGCGTAATGGGGTTAAAGCCCTCTGCTATTCGCGAAATTTTAAAGTATGCAAGTGACCCTAATGTTATTTCTCTTTCTGCTGGAAATCCTGCACCGGAAGCCTTCCCGGTTGTCCCACTGCGGGAATGCAGTACTGCCATTATGAAAGACCACCCAATTGATGCACTACAGTACAGTGTCACTGAGGGGTTGCCCGCTTTACGTGAAGATCTACGTGAGATCTTGAGAAAAGGAAATATCTATCATGAAAACGACGAGCTCATCATCACAAGCGGTGCACAGCAAATTATGGATCTCGCCTCCAAATCTCTTTTAAACGAAGGTGATGTGGTTCTCTGCGAAGAACCTAGCTTTTTAGGGGCTCTTAATACTTTCCGCTCTTATAATGCCCGTCTGCGCGGAATCCCCCTACAGGACGACGGACTTGACCTGATTGAACTTGAAAAAGCGCTAAGAGAAGAAAGCCGCGCTAAATTTCTTTATATTATTCCAAACTTTCAAAATCCTACCGGTATTACAACCAGTTGGGAAAAACGGAAAGAAATCTACAGGCTCGCGCAGAAATATAATATTCTTATTATTGAAGACAATCCTTACGGAGAACTTCGGTTTGCCGGCGAACCGATTTCTGCGATCAAAACATTGGATACTGATAACCGCGTCCTCTACTGCGGTACCTTCAGCAAAATTGTTTCTCCCGGCATGCGTGTCGGCTATGCGGTCTGCGGTAATGAACTGATTCAAAAAATGGTTGTCTGCAAACAGGGGCAGGACGTTCATACCAATATTTGGAGTCAGATGGTGATTCACCGCTTTCTAACTCATTACGATCTTTCGGAACATCTAACCTCGCTGCGCACGATTTACCGCAACAAATATTCCATTGCAGAGGGAGCTTTGGCTCCCTATCAAGAATTGATGCCTTACCGTGCGATTGAAGGCGGGCTTTTTATCTGGTGTACACTGCCGGATTCCATTCCAATGCTTGATTTCTGTGCTGCTGCCGTAAAGGAATGCAATGTTTGTGCTGTACCTGGCAACGCATTTTACACCGATGACACCATGCCGTGCCAAAGCTTCCGCATTAATTATTCTTCTCCTACTGATGAAGAACTCGCAGAAGGAATTCACCGCCTGGGAGAACTTGCAAAAGGCTGGAAAGATCGCGGCTGACTTTTGATACCATTTTATGAGGAGATAAAAACAAATATGGAGATTACCAATCCTACTACAACAAATTCCGAAACACCTAAAAAACGCATATTCAGCGCTATTCAGCCCAGCGGAAATATCACGCTGGGAAATTATCTTGGGGCGCTTAAAAATTGGATCAGCTTACAGGATGAATTTGACTGTATTTTTGCTTTGGCAGATTTACACACAATTACGGTTCGGCAGGAACCGGCACAATTCCGCAAACATGCATTGGAAGCCTATGCGCTTCTTCTCGCCTGCGGAATTGACGTTAAAAAAAGTCTGTTTTTCCTCCAGAGCCATGTTCCCGCTCATGCACAGCTCGCATGGGTTCTTGACTGCTATACGCAATTTGGAGAGCTTTCCCGCATGACGCAGTTTAAAGATAAGTCCAAAAAACACGCGGACAATATCAACGCGGGGCTTTTTACTTATCCGAGTTTGATGGCAGCAGACATTCTGCTCTACCAGGCTGACTTAGTTCCAGTTGGGGCTGATCAGACACAGCACCTGGAACTGACCCGTAATATTGCAACTCGCTTTAATGGTCTTTACAGCCCGACCTTTAAAATTCCAGAAGGCTATACCATAAAGCAGGGCGGGAAAATCATGAGCCTCCAAGATCCCACCAAAAAGATGAGCAAATCCGATGAAAATATAAATGGCTGTATTTACGTATTGGACAAGCCGGAAGATATTATGCGCAAGTTTAAGCGTGCCATCACAGACAGTGAAGCCTGTGTCCACTACGGTGAAGGAAAAGATGGAATTAATAATCTAATGGATATATACAGCTGTGTCACCGGGAAAAATTATCAGGAAATTGAGGCAGAATTTTCCGGACACGGTTATGGTGATTTTAAGGCAGCCGTTGGAGAAGCAGTTGTAGAGCATCTTCGCCCTATTCAAGAGCGGTATGCAAAATACAGCAAAGACAAAGCTTTTCTTCAGTCTTGCTGGAATGAAAGTGCTGAAAAAGCAGCACGGATTGCAAACCGCACCCTTAGTAAAGTAATGCGGAAAGTTGGTTTTCTCCCTCGCGAACTTTAAAGAATTTTTATTTGTTTTTAGCAAAATAAATTTAGATCACGATCAAAAAAGCAGTACAGTTAAAAAACTGTACTGCTTTTTTGATTTTTATTGATCGAATTTAGGCTCCTTACGAAGCAAAAATTCATGAAGCAGACGAAGAACCTGTCTGCTTTAATTCCGGATAAGCGAATCCCGCAATCTCCGTTACTGCAAAAATCACGGTTTCTCCCTGCCACTTCATATAATTGGGATCAATTTCATAGACGCGCCCTTCTTTGACTGCAGAAAGGTTCTCAAAGATATCTGCACTTTCCAGTTTTTCCTTTAACCCAATCGGACAGAAAATCACCTGCGGATTTGCTCTTTTGAGGGCAGTCAAATCCATTTTTCCACCTTCAGAACCTGCGGCCACATTGGTTATGCCAGCACTCTCCAAAATGGAATTCTGAAACATATCTCCGGTAACCGTTGATCCATCAAGATCCGAAATATAAATTCCAGTCAGCAAAATGTTTTTATTAGGAATAATCCGTGCAACAGAATCAATCCCCATCAAAACCTGTTCTGCCATTCTAGCTCCCTGCTCATATCCGGTGCGTTCGCCTTTCACTGCGGTTCCAACTTCTGTATAAAGACGGCAGAGATCCGCTCTTCCGTTTGCCGGCGAAAGGCTAAGCAAAATAATTCCCGCATCAGAAAAAGCTTTGGTCTGATCTTGTGTTGGGATCTGATCCGTAAGAGCCAGATCAACGCCCAATTTTTTGAGCTCCTTTGCTTGATCCAGACTATATACCGGAAGCGAAGACAGCTCCTTTTGACTACAGTCTTCACTGCGGGCTTTCAAAACAGTCTCATACCGCAGCTTCAGAAGAATATCGGCAATATTTCCCGAAAGTACCGCAACACCAGCAGGTTCCTTTGTAAGATTAACATTCTCTACCTTTACGGGCCAATCGGCAACTGCAGCACCGGAAACTGTAGAAGATGTCTGTATCTGCCCGCAGCCGGTAACCATCATTAAAAAAAGGGGAATGCAAAGAAAGCCTGCAAGCCATCTTTTTTTCATAAAATCCTCTCTTTCTAAAAATCTTAGTCGTCCAACGATTTTCCTAAGCTTAGTTTCGCTTGTGCATCACGAATATACTGCTGGGCAACTCTTGGAGAGCGACCTCCATGAACGGTCGCCCAACGCTCTGCACCGGACTCCAACAATGGAATATACTCTTTGAGGTCAAGCTGATAGGCAAGCTGATCAACAATCTCCAGAAAGCGCACCTTATCCGGAAGCATAAAATTAATAGAAAGTCCAAAACGATCTGCAAGGGATAGACTTTCCTGAATGGTATCGCTTTGATGCACCTCATCTCCGTCACGGTCTGAAAAGCTTTCGCGCAGAAGGTGACGACGGTTACTGGTGGCATAAATCAGAGAATTATCCGGACGCGCTGCCAATCCTCCCTGCAAAACAGACTTTAGTGCTGCATAGGTACTGTCCTGTTGTGAAAAAGAAAGATCATCAATAAAAATAATAAATTTCATTGGGATTTCCGCAATCTGATCCACCAAATATGGAAAATCCATTAAATATTCTTTTGGCATCTCAATTACACGCAGTCCCTGCGGATAAAACTCATTCAAAAGTGCCTTTACGGTAGAAGATTTTCCGGTACCGCGATCACCATAAAGCAGACAGTTATTCGCCGGATACCCTTTTAAAAATGCAACTGTATTATCAATCGCCATTTGGCGCTGTACTTCGTAACCTTTGAGCTGGTTCATTTTCTGCTTATCCGGATGTGCCACCGGCAAAATTCGCTTGTCTCTCCAAATAAAGGCCCGATACCGCGCATACATTCCGCATCCATTTTTCTGATAATACTGAGCCATCTGCTGTGCGCAAGTCTTTGCATCTCCGCGCAGTAGTTCCACCGGCTCTCCCGTTTCCCAACGCGGCAGCGGCGGAAGATCTCCAAAGCCACAGCTTTCTAAAAGATCATCGGGTGTTAAACGGGAAAGATCCAAAATAATTTCGAGATCACGCTCTACAGCTGCCTGCATACAATTGGAAAAATTCACATTCCCGGCAGCTGAAGCTAGCGAAAATGCATTTTCATCGTATAGTGCTGTACTGGTTAGGTGCCCGGCAAAGTTTTCACTGCTCTCTCTCTCACAAAGGACAGCAAAAAATTCTCCCCACGCATTGAGAAAAGTTTCTTTTGTATCAGCCCAAAGCAGACGATAAAGTGTCTTGGGTACGGTTCGATTTAAGATACCATGATAAATAGACAAAGAAGCTAGCTCTGCAGCGGCTTGTTTCATGCGGTTCATAATATACCTCTTTTTGCAAAATAATAGAAAATCTGCTCATTATGTCTATTATTTTACCTGTTGACTGATTTTCAGTCAAGCGAAAACCCGATTTCGCTCTTGACTTTTTTAGGTAAATTCTTTAAAATGAAAAATGCAGATTTCTGCCGGAAGGTTTCTAGTAAACTTCCTTGTTTATCTGCAATTGAATCAAGATGGAAGCGTATCGAAGTGGTCATAACGGGCCTGACTCGAAATCAGGTAGACCGCAAGGTCTCGTGGGTTCGAATCCCACCGCTTCCGCCACAAAAGTCCAGCAACCATGCGGGTTTGCTGGACTTTTCTTTTTGCTTTTAGCCCCTCTCAGCTCCGCTTTTTATAATTTTTTCCGTGTTGGAACAACCTGTTTTTGCGTTAGAACAGCTTATTTATCCCCGGAATTTGGGATTGAATTCTCTCCTGAATCCTCAGCAGCGTCTGTGACGTTGGCCCTATCTTCTTTTGAAGTCATTTGAACTTGGAAGCAGCATCCCGCTTTCCATTGCCTGGGCCGAAAAAATTTCGGGCAGAGGTGAAACAAGCTGTGGCCGAGTATGTTCACTTCTATAACTTTGAGCGTATTAACCTCAAAAACGGCCTCACTCCGTTTGAAATCCGGAGCAAGGCCGCGTAGTTCATCGCTGTTCTGCGATGGGGGGGATGCTTTTTTATTTGTGCGTTAAGCCGGGAGCAGTCTATAACTATTTTGAAACCAAGTACCCCGCTGGGCGTGCGTTTCATTGCTTTTCAGGAAAATGTAGATACGCAGAAGAACACTGTACAGAGATGATGCCCTTCAACAACATTTTCAATGAGTGGTATACGGCTCAGACCTGCAAGAAAATTCATGCGGTTTGGAAATCTAAAGCAGACAAGGGTGAACATGTTTCTTCGACTGTTCCTTTTGGTTATATTTTTCTACCAAGTAATATTATTCTTATTTGGATTTTTTCTTTTTCTTTCCGGTAATAATGAAGTAAACACCGAGTCCCAGCGAGGAAAGAAGCAGTGCTGTAAACCACAGCGACAGATTGCTGTTATCGCCGGTCTGAACCAGCGTTGTCGTATGTGTCGTTGTCGGAGTAGTCTCTTGAGAACCAGTCCCCGTACTCTTATTCGTAATTGTGACGATATTGCCGCTGGCAGAATAGTGAACGGTATAGCTATCCGGGACATCCAGCTCAACCGCAGTCCAAGTGTACGCGGTATCAAGTCCCTGCCATGTAAAGCCCCAATTGTTTGTCCTGTCCAGCACAGCCGTTTTGTAAGTGATACCGTCACGCAGCAGTGCAACAGTCACTGCATCCGGAACAGCAACGCCGTTGCTGACCCACACCTTTTTGACAGTCAGTTGAGTCTCCTGGGACTCCGCCCTTGCCTCCACCTTGGGACTGGCATCAACATCATATACCCACTCACTGTTGATTGTCATGGGCACAGACACAAGAAACGAATTTGTCGGGTAGTAGCCGCTGACAGCTTCCGTCTGTCTCACCAGATAGAGGCCTGTGTCAAGATTTAAAAAGGTGGCCAGACCATTTGCATCCGTTGATTCGGATTTTTCACCGGAAAGACCACGTTCATCCGCATAGGCGGAGAGATGGGTCTCCAGCCCATCCTGGCTGAGGTTGTCAAGACTGATTCCGCAGTTCATGAAATCGCTGGTAAAGGTATATGCCAGATTATAGCCGGAATGATATGCGTCCGCGACGCGATAAAGAGTAAACTTTGCGCCAGATATAGGGCTTTGTTTGACCTTGTCCAGCAATGTGACAGAGATGGAGCCGTTTCGCGTCAGGTCGACCGCGCCGCCGTCGGATGCCAAGGCCGGGCAGGCAAAGGTTGCCATTATGACAAGCACGATGACCAGAGCTATAATTATATTATTTTTTCTTTTTTTCATCCTTTTTTGCCCTTTCTCCCCGGTATTTTACCAGCAGTACCGCAAGCAGTATCAATAAAATCAGAGCCACAATGGCAGATGTTACAATGATTGGGTCAATCTGACGAGCTTCTGGGACAACATATCCATCCGGTGTCTCCACCGCGTTCTCCACCCTCGTCCCTCTGACCAGCATCCGATGTGAATTGACGCCGTAAGGCGTACAGGTCATCAGCGTACAGTAATCCTCGCCGTCCACGATTTGAAGGTCCTCCACCTCGGTGGGCAGAACGACTTTGATCTGATCGACCCGATAGGTCAACTTCCGGTCAAAGACCGTGATGACGAAGGTGTCGCCGATCTCCAATTTATCCAGATCAGAAAAGAGCTTCGCGCTGGGCAGCCCCCGGTGCCCGGATAGGACACAGTGGGTCCCCGCACCGCCCACTGGCAGGCTGGTCCCTTCCAAATGACCCACAGCAACCTGCAGGACGCTCTCGTCCGTGGTGTGATAGATTGGCAGCTTAACCTTAATCTTCTCAATGCTGATGTAGCCCATGATACCCGTACCCTTCACATTCAGGAGATTCTTATAATCATCTACCAGTTTTGGATTATAAAAGGCCATAGGAGTTTTACGAAGCGCAGCATTGTAATCGTCCGCTGCGGTCAACTCTTCCGTGACATCTGTCTCGGTATAGTCCTTCAGCGTCGCCGAATAGTCCGCAATGGCTCTGGATTGATGGATAGAATTAACGTAATCGCTGATTGTTGGATATAACAGCGCCGAGAGACCAATTAAAAAGACCAGGACCAATATGATTGTGGACAAATGTTTTTTCATCAGATTCTCCTCGCGGTCATTTTAGCCTTCGCGGTGCTGTTCTTCCTCTGGGACCGAGAGGCATACCTCCTCAGCCCCAGGAATCTGCAACTGTGCATTTTAGATTAGTTTTCATGGCCTGACTGTTTCTTTTTGATTACAAACAGAATCGCTGCACCTGCCATGAGCACACCGCCTGCAATATAGATAACGGTAGTACCGATGCCGCCGGTGGAAGGCAGCGTAGCTCCGGTGTTGTTTACGATGTTAGTACTCACACTGCCGTCAGCCGTACTTGTGGTGAAAGTCGCGACGATACCGGTGGCGAGAGGATTGCCTGCGGAATCGGTCTGCTGCGCGGTGAGGCTGGTCACCTCGGTATCCCCGGTCACAGCCGTTATGGTAAAGTAGACGGGGTCAATGGTGTTGTAGCCGGCAGGGGTCGTAGTCTCGGTCAGACGGTAGAGACCCGCGTCAAGGCCGCTGAACGTAAAGATCGTGTCCGGGGTGTTTGTTACGACCGTAACGGGGGTCCAGGAATTAGTTGCTTTTATGAACTTTTCCAGGGTGAATGCAGCGCCGGACAGGGGAGCATTGTTCTGGTCCACCTTGTTGATAATGACCTGGTAGGTGAAGACAGTGGTGGTGCTTCCGGGGGTTTTACCGGTGTCACCCAAGCCACCGGCGTTCGGGTTATTGGAGTACTCCAGAGTCGCCGTATTGGGGTTGCCCGCGGAGGTAAGCACAGCGCCACTGTTCAGTGTGGCGGAATAAGTCACGACGATCTTGCTGTCAGCGTTGATCGAAGCAATCGTTTTCAGATTAGGAAACTGAACCTCAAAGGTGCAGCCGTCGGTGAGACCGGTGGTGACGACGGTGTATCCGGTAGTGATCTGCGTACCGTCCACATAGACCTTCAAGGAGGCAGGATCAAAAGTCAAACCGGCAGACATTGCATCATGGAAGGTGTAGGCATAAGTAGAATAATCCGCATAGTTGGTGGGAAGGGTACCGGTGAGGGTGAAGGGGATGCTATCACCGATGTCATAGTCGGCACTTTTTTCCCCATTCTGGATTGTGCCTGTGGAATCGTTCGTCCCATCAACCGTCTTGGTGACCGTCGGGACAGTTCTCTTGGGGGTAACGGTCACATCCTTGGCCACCTTAAGTATGAAGCGGGTGTACCCTTCGGAGCTGCCGTCCTGTGTATCATCCTTATCTTTGACCATATAATAACCAGCGGAAAGATTGGAAATTTGAACAGAACCTGCTCCGGTAGCAGTACCGGCGACTGTTGCGCTCAAATTACTTCCGACTACCTGGGCAATGGCTTTCGCTTCGGTGGAGTCGTTTAAAATACCGTCCATTGCTTTGGCTACGTCAGCGGCACTGGCACAGCTGGTAAACATAGGACCAACAGTTGCGTCTGCTTTCAGCGCATCCAGCAGCGTGGCGCTGTTCACACCGGTGCCCCACTGAACGTCGGAGAGGACGCCCTCAGTACTCAGCGTACCCGTAAACACCTGGTATGCCTCGTAGGTGTGGGAAACGGTAGAAGTGCCTCCATCGACAGTGATGGTGTACGTATCCGCTGCTTGGGCGGTGATGCCCAGTGCCAGCATCATAACAAGAGCCATAATGAGTGACCATACTTTTCTAACTTTTTTCATGTTTAACTTCCTTTCTTCATTTATAAAATGATTATTCCGAACTGCTTTGTGACAAATAATCGGCGTTTTTCAGTTATAAGCCCTCCCTTCTCCTCTGTCTGCGCTTCCAAATGAATCCGGCCAAAGAACTGCCGGCTATAATAACCATCCCGGTGACCAAATAAGGCAATGTGCCGCTTCCACCGGTGGCGGGAAGCACGTAAGCGCCGGTATTGGTGATGTTGAAGTGTTTATCGCTCACCGGCACGGTGGTGGTCGTTGTTGTGCTGGTCAACTTGTAAAGCGTGATGGCAGGGGATTGGGATAAGTCGCCTGTGGAATTAAAATTGCTTTGAAATAAATAATAGAAATTATCTGGCTGGTAGTAGGCTCCGAGGTGAGAGCTATTATAGCGAATGTAGTTCGAATAAATCGTATAGGTCGTGGCCGAATTGGTGGCGCAGAACATATAACCTGAATTATATACAAACGACAGGTCTCTCCCACTGCTCTTGTTCGTCAGCTTGAAGTAACTGCCGTTTGCGGTAGCGACCCACTCGGAGGTAAGCGGTGTATTTGCCACGTTGCCGCTGGTATTCGCCGCCCACGAAAGCAGATCCGCACTGGTGTTTGCCAACGCTCCGCTGCCGCTTACCATCAGATAGGTTTCGCCGTCCTCGAAGTTTGTAGCCTGTGTCCAGTTCTGTACCGCCGTACTTGTCGGCTTCGTAGGCGGTGTTCCCTCCGTCACCGTACCGGTATAGCCGGTAATGGGAAGTTCGCCGACCGTGTAAACAATTGTATTCCCGTCCGTGTCATATTTCTTAAGATCCGTCCAAAGGTGGAACCAGTTGTCCGCCGCCGTAATCGTAACCGGG contains the following coding sequences:
- a CDS encoding Cell wall surface anchor family protein, with the protein product MKKVRKVWSLIMALVMMLALGITAQAADTYTITVDGGTSTVSHTYEAYQVFTGTLSTEGVLSDVQWGTGVNSATLLDALKADATVGPMFTSCASAADVAKAMDGILNDSTEAKAIAQVVGSNLSATVAGTATGAGSVQISNLSAGYYMVKDKDDTQDGSSEGYTRFILKVAKDVTVTPKRTVPTVTKTVDGTNDSTGTIQNGEKSADYDIGDSIPFTLTGTLPTNYADYSTYAYTFHDAMSAGLTFDPASLKVYVDGTQITTGYTVVTTGLTDGCTFEVQFPNLKTIASINADSKIVVTYSATLNSGAVLTSAGNPNTATLEYSNNPNAGGLGDTGKTPGSTTTVFTYQVIINKVDQNNAPLSGAAFTLEKFIKATNSWTPVTVVTNTPDTIFTFSGLDAGLYRLTETTTPAGYNTIDPVYFTITAVTGDTEVTSLTAQQTDSAGNPLATGIVATFTTSTADGSVSTNIVNNTGATLPSTGGIGTTVIYIAGGVLMAGAAILFVIKKKQSGHEN
- a CDS encoding Sortase (Surface protein transpeptidase); the encoded protein is MKKHLSTIILVLVFLIGLSALLYPTISDYVNSIHQSRAIADYSATLKDYTETDVTEELTAADDYNAALRKTPMAFYNPKLVDDYKNLLNVKGTGIMGYISIEKIKVKLPIYHTTDESVLQVAVGHLEGTSLPVGGAGTHCVLSGHRGLPSAKLFSDLDKLEIGDTFVITVFDRKLTYRVDQIKVVLPTEVEDLQIVDGEDYCTLMTCTPYGVNSHRMLVRGTRVENAVETPDGYVVPEARQIDPIIVTSAIVALILLILLAVLLVKYRGERAKKDEKKKK